One genomic window of Aethina tumida isolate Nest 87 chromosome 3, icAetTumi1.1, whole genome shotgun sequence includes the following:
- the LOC109597416 gene encoding cilia- and flagella-associated protein 119-like: MGKISLSPLITQSLIEHENKCETRLSKFVVTLVDFEEHVEEEDELLKQRHSMWFNSAEKEENTLIAFEPSGVKPRPPKIATWYFANEDKMRMLMELKNKNDVKTEIKNSTPNYLKGIGRAMFIELMMNVYKFCKKNKFSLDQSGAIMSLFYCVHQFLSHHPEVHAVDVYTYFKNMCFCHCLHYAPSNVKLFNHVEARELMMFFSKLYLRNLPLIRYLCLPNYAFTFTYEIEPDPPILKKKKAAKKGKKGKKGKKK; this comes from the exons ATGGGTAAGATTAGTTTGTCTCCGCTGATCACCCAATCGCTCATCGAACATGAAAATAAGTGCGAAACTCGTCTCAGTAAATTCGTGGTAACTCTAGTCGATTTTGAAGAGCACGTAGAAGAGGAGGATGAATTACTCAAGCAGCGTCATTCAATGTGGTTCAATTCAGCCGAAAAAGAGGAAAACACTCTGATTGCCTTTGAACCGTCGGGAGTAAAGCCGCGTCCGCCCAAAATTGCAACATGGTATTTCGCTAATGAGGACAAAATGCGAATGTTAATGGAATTGAAGAACAAAAACGATGTCAAAACCGAAATCA aaaactcAACaccgaattatttaaaaggcatAGGAAGAGCAATGTTTATAGAATTGATGATGaacgtttataaattttgcaaaaagaataaattcagTTTGGATCAATCTGGAGCCATTATGTCACTTTTCTATTGCGTTCATCAGTTTTTAAGTCATCACCCTGAAGTGCATGCTGTGGATGTTTAcacctattttaaaaatatgtgcttTTGTCATTGCTTACAT tatGCACCGTCAAATGTGAAACTGTTTAATCATGTCGAGGCCCGAGAATTAATGATGTTCTTTAGTAAATTGTATTTGAGAAATTTACCTTTGATTAGATATCTGTGTCTTCCAAACTACGCGTTCACATTCACTTATGAAATAGAACCAGATCCTCCAATACTTAAAAAGAAGAAAGCTGCAAAAAAAGGCAAGAAGGGTAAAAAAGGAAAGAAGAAGTAA